cgattacatgatttggtaatcgattaccaataAAAAATGTGTGCCCCCTAATGTTTTTTGCTTGAAAACGTCTGGCTCCCTAACGATTTTGTTATGAAAGCGTTTGGCACCCACAATTTCTTAATCTGACCCATTGAATCTCCCGGACCAAGGAAAACGTGTTGGAGGTGCACGATTTCTTTGGATGAAAACGTGTAGGGACGGCACGATTTGCCTAAAtacgtaattttttaaaaatttgccCATTTTCGTAATAAAGAAGGCAAATTTGCctacaattgaagaaaaaccaatatattcttattttaatattaacatgGAAGGTCGTTTGAGAATATCGTCCTCACATGCAACCAGTATCAAAAGTCCTCAATTGACAGTGTTCAGCATTCCAACCAAACAAATGTAATCCAACATTTATTACAACATAATAATACAAACAAGGGTTTAAATGTTTGGTAAAGCAAGTACATTTTTATACTTAGACAAACATGAAAGGTCCAAAAGGAATGTAGCATGAGCAAATCTGACACATTTCATGTTGTTTTATTCATTCTCAGATATAGTAGTGTTCAAATGAAAAGGCTGAGAGCCTCCATCTCGTCCTTGAACGTGAGCAATGCAGGAGCTGGTAGGGACACAAAAATACCAATCCCTCCCTCCATTGAAGAATCAAAGTTCCCAAGAGCTGAGAAAATGCATAAATCAACACATCCAAACATGTCAGAAGGCATTGGTAAAACATTCACAATTTCTTTAACTCCAAAATCTACATTTTCAAAGTCCAAGTGCCTCCAATCAGTAAAGGTAGTGAATGCACCACTCCCTTCAATGTTGAATTCCGTATCTATCTCTAAATCTGTCTCTAAAGTGTCCATGAAGTTTCTGACATAATCACTGTTACAAGAAACTTTCTTGATTTCTTTAATGAGCTTCACAATCTCATAGAGGGGCCTTTCATTGAGTTCCCTCATTGTTAAAACAACGTCAGCATCCACAACAACATTTCCATAATACCCTTCTGGCAAAGGATCTTGCAAGTGTCTTCTCACTCCAACTGTGATATTCAGCTTAACTTTCCCATCATAGCTCATTTTTAAGGCCCTACATTTAGACCTCCACACATATGCAGCAAGTGATTCAAAAGTAGTGAAGTTTTCGTTCTCACCTGATTCCTTCATCAAGCTCATCTTCAGTCTTCTGATGCTCTCACTGTCCACCTTAATGCACTGGTGCATGAGAACTTTGGTTGGAAGAAAGGGTGAAACTGCAGCTGAGGCCTCGTCCAAAAAATCAATTTGCAAAGGGTTTTTAGTGATTGATCCCGTTAGCCTATCTCTCTCCCACACAGGCTTCACAGAGGGCTCAGTTTTTCCCCTTGCAAACTCCATGATGGCTTTGAAGAACTGAAATGCTCCAACGCCATCACAAACAGAATGTAACAGCCCCATTCCAATGGTGAACCCCCCACAAGGAAAGCTTGTGACCTTGAACACCAAGGGATATTGGTGGCCACTTTCATCTTGAGAAGGAAGGTCATACACTAAGTTTTTTGCAGTTTCCATGTCAGTGCCATCCCAGTAACGGAGAGAAGAAAGCTTGCAAGTAGCATTGGCTTCCAAGAACGGAACACCTTTTGCATTGCAGTTGATTACGAGCTTTCCATCAGTGTGGTCTACTAGCCTACCTGCAAGAGGATAGTAATAGACTAAAGCCTTTGAAAGTGCTGCTTTGATCACATCAGCAGGGTGTAGTAGTTGGTGATTAGGGCAACTAGGTTCATCATGATCATCAACTTTTGATCGATACACATGGAGGGTATGGCATAGGA
This portion of the Vigna unguiculata cultivar IT97K-499-35 chromosome 6, ASM411807v1, whole genome shotgun sequence genome encodes:
- the LOC114188522 gene encoding spermidine coumaroyl-CoA acyltransferase-like — protein: MATEKTPFELAMKEVVLIKPSKPTPFSVLHLSSLDHIPDLNILCHTLHVYRSKVDDHDEPSCPNHQLLHPADVIKAALSKALVYYYPLAGRLVDHTDGKLVINCNAKGVPFLEANATCKLSSLRYWDGTDMETAKNLVYDLPSQDESGHQYPLVFKVTSFPCGGFTIGMGLLHSVCDGVGAFQFFKAIMEFARGKTEPSVKPVWERDRLTGSITKNPLQIDFLDEASAAVSPFLPTKVLMHQCIKVDSESIRRLKMSLMKESGENENFTTFESLAAYVWRSKCRALKMSYDGKVKLNITVGVRRHLQDPLPEGYYGNVVVDADVVLTMRELNERPLYEIVKLIKEIKKVSCNSDYVRNFMDTLETDLEIDTEFNIEGSGAFTTFTDWRHLDFENVDFGVKEIVNVLPMPSDMFGCVDLCIFSALGNFDSSMEGGIGIFVSLPAPALLTFKDEMEALSLFI